One window of the Anopheles aquasalis chromosome X, idAnoAquaMG_Q_19, whole genome shotgun sequence genome contains the following:
- the LOC126580720 gene encoding proton-coupled amino acid transporter 1-like, producing the protein MAPKVREADQTTPLLALDRNNNNNNSNSNQHTSKQCHNGNGTLLTIEERATVTASPGGDDADPVAHRKLANPTTNLDTLMHMLNGNLGTGILAMPDAFKNAGLYVGFFGTLAMGLICTHCMHLLVRCSHELCRRYGRPSLSYADVGYYALDSGPVRLQPLAGSFRRLINTFLVVMQLGLCCVYFLFVAVNVRELLVYAGVTEQVSVVTVLVWLLGPLALLNLVRSLKLLTPTSLVASVFAVAGLAIAFLFLLQDLPHSGSRPPVSGWSTLPLYFGTVMYAFEGIGVVLPLENNLARPRDFTAWNGVLNTGMTLVVCLYSAVGFFGYLKYGEAAQGSVTLNLPYDHVLAQLVRLLMAVAVLASYALQFYVPMTILAPAIRHRHPGHPECAETVLRLASVLLTFVLAAIIPNLGTFISLVGAVSTSTLALVFPPLIELLTVWPSRARSPSPSRFGHRWLILKDALIIAFGASGFFFGTAKSLAMIIDGTPDELGTGGL; encoded by the exons ATGGCTCCGAAAGTGCGAGAAGCGGATCAGACGACACCACTGCTAGCACTCGAtcgtaacaacaacaacaacaacagcaacagcaaccagcacaccagcaaacagtgccacaacggcaacggtacGCTGCTAACGATCGAGGAAcgggcgacggtgacggcgtcTCCCGGTGGCGACGATGCCGATCCGGTCGCACACCGGAAGCTGGCCAACCCGACCACCAACCTCGACACGCTGATGCACATGCTGAACGGGAACCTGGGCACCGGGATTCTCGCCATGCCGGACGCGTTCAAGAATGCCGGCCTGTACGTCGGTTTCTTCGGTACGCTTGCGATGGGCCTCATCTGTACGCACTGTATGCACCTGCTGGTGCGGTGTTCGCACGAACTGTGCCGCCGGTACGGTCGCCCCTCCCTCTCGTACGCCGACGTTGGCTACTATGCGCTCGATTCCGGCCCGGTACGGTTGCAACCACTGGCCGGCAGCTTCCGGCGGCTCATCAACACCTTCCTCGTGGTGATGCAGCTCGGGCTGTGCTGCGTTTACTTTCTGTTCGTGGCGGTGAACGTGCGCGAGCTGCTGGTGTACGCGGGCGTCACCGAGCAGGTGAGCGTGGTGACCGTGCTGGTGTGGCTGCTCGGTCCGCTCGCCCTGCTCAATCTCGTCCGCAGCCTGAAGCTCCTCACACCGACCTCCCTCGTCGCGTCCGTCTTTGCGGTGGCCGGGCTAGCGATAGcgttcctcttcctgctccagGATTTGCCGCACAGCGGGAGCCGTCCGCCGGTGTCCGGTTGGTCGACGCTGCCGCTCTACTTCGGCACCGTCATGTACGCGTTCGAGGGTATCGGTGTGGTGTTGCCGCTCGAGAACAACCTTGCCCGGCCGCGTGACTTTACCGCCTGGAACGGTGTCCTCAACACTGGCATGACGCTCGTCGTGTGCCTCTACTCGGCGGTCGGGTTCTTCGGGTACCTCAAGTACGGTGAGGCGGCCCAGGGTAGCGTCACACTCAACCTACCGTACGATCACGT GTTGGCCCAGCTCGTCCGGTTGCtgatggcggtggccgtgCTCGCCTCGTACGCGCTCCAGTTCTACGTACCGATGACGATCCTGGCACCGGCGATCCGGCACCGCCACCCTGGCCACCCGGAGTGTGCCGAAACCGTGCTCCGGCTGGCGTCCGTCCTGCTGACGTTCGTGCTGGCCGCTATCATCCCGAACCTCGGTACCTTCATCTCGCTCGTCGGTGCCGTCTCGACGTCGACGCTTGCCCTCGTCTTTCCGCCCCTGATCGAGCTGCTGACGGTGTGGCCGTCGCGCGCccggtcaccgtcaccgtcacggTTCGGGCACCGCTGGCTCATCCTCAAGGATGCCCTCATCATCGCGTTCGGTGCGTCCGGGTTTTTCTTCGGCACTGCCAAGAGCCTCGCGATGATCATCGATGGTACACCGGACGAGCTCGGTACCGGCGGTCTctga